A DNA window from Malus domestica chromosome 12, GDT2T_hap1 contains the following coding sequences:
- the LOC114820085 gene encoding pentatricopeptide repeat-containing protein At5g15010, mitochondrial-like has protein sequence MRKMARITSLYSNLLRKGTHSHVSVVSIAAAFALKQSPAAAVSAPPTHFFTPVLLWSSSSTSSHSKSPNSADDNSTAEESHANVAVADDDDKDDDDDDEDDDDTELGVSDSGLSRDVKSIVDILSLRSESLGSEMKRKLDQCGIAASSELVAAVLSRVRNDWESAFTFFLWAGKQQPGYAHTVREYHSMISILGKMRKFDTAWALIDEMTGHSLVTPHTLLIMIRRYSCVHDVGKAINTFYAYKRFHFVAAMDDFHGLLSALCRYKNVQEAEHLLFCNRNTFPFNTKSFNIILNGWCNIIVSPREAERIWMEMTNRGVVHDAVSYSCLMSCYSKASNLNRVLKLFDRMKAMKIEPDRKVYNALIYALGKGRLVNEAINLVKKMQDKGLTPNVVTFNSIIKPLCKARKIDEARRVLDDMLHQGLLPTIQTYHAFFRILRTGEQVFELLEKMKSLGCHPNTDTYIMLIRKFCRWRQLDHVFKLWSEMSENGVNPDRSSYIVLIHGLFLNGKLEEAYKYYIEMKKKQYLPEPRTEEMLQSWLSGKQISTFHTTDKEDDQLDWSHLDMNARVTPKKSHQEKDFLRQPEARKVVRERGFSFWEP, from the coding sequence ATGAGAAAAATGGCGAGAATTACATCACTGTACTCGAATTTGCTACGTAAAGGCACGCATAGCCATGTCTCTGTCGTGTCCATTGCTGCTGCCTTCGCCCTGAAGCAATCCCCTGCTGCTGCTGTATCAGCACCTCCAACGCATTTCTTTACTCCCGTCCTCCTTTGGTCTTCTTCTTCGACTAGCTCACACTCCAAGTCTCCAAACTCAGCTGATGACAATTCCACAGCAGAAGAATCACATGCCAATGTTGCTGTTGCTGACGACGACGACaaggacgacgacgacgacgacgaagatgatgatgatactGAGTTGGGAGTCTCGGATTCGGGTCTTTCTCGAGATGTGAAAAGCATTGTCGACATCTTAAGTTTACGGAGCGAGTCGCTGGGCTCtgagatgaagaggaagctcgatcAATGCGGCATAGCAGCCTCGTCAGAGCTGGTGGCAGCGGTTCTTTCACGCGTTCGCAATGATTGGGAATCGGCATTCACCTTCTTCCTCTGGGCCGGAAAGCAGCAGCCGGGTTACGCTCACACTGTGCGGGAATACCATTCCATGATCTCCATTCTAGGGAAAATGAGAAAGTTTGACACTGCCTGGGCCTTGATTGATGAGATGACAGGTCATTCTCTCGTCACTCCTCACACTCTCTTGATCATGATCAGGAGGTACTCTTGCGTTCATGATGTTGGCAAGGCTATCAATACTTTCTATGCTTATAAACGCTTTCACTTTGTGGCTGCCATGGATGACTTCCATGGCCTTCTCTCTGCCCTTTGCCGCTACAAAAATGTCCAAGAAGCTGAGCACTTGCTCTTCTGCAACAGAAACACCTTCCCCTTTAACACCAAGAGCTTTAACATTATCCTCAATGGTTGGTGCAATATCATCGTCAGTCCCCGTGAGGCCGAGAGAATTTGGATGGAGATGACCAACAGAGGTGTTGTGCACGATGCTGTCTCCTACTCATGTCTCATGTCTTGCTATTCAAAAGCCTCTAACCTTAACAGGGTGCTCAAGCTCTTCGATCGGATGAAGGCAATGAAGATTGAGCCCGATAGGAAAGTTTACAATGCGCTAATTTATGCTCTTGGAAAAGGCAGACTTGTGAATGAGGCTATCAATCTAGTGAAAAAAATGCAAGATAAAGGCCTTACTCCCAATGTTGTCACTTTTAACTCCATCATCAAGCCTCTCTGCAAGGCCAGGAAAATTGATGAGGCTAGACGCGTACTTGATGACATGTtgcaccaaggccttcttcccACAATTCAGACGTACCATGCTTTCTTCCGTATTTTAAGGACTGGTGAGCAAGTGTTTGAGCTCTTGGAGAAGATGAAAAGTTTGGGTTGCCACCCAAATACTGATACCTACATAATGTTGATTCGAAAATTTTGTCGATGGCGCCAGCTTGATCACGTGTTCAAGTTGTGGAGTGAAATGAGTGAGAATGGAGTAAATCCTGATCGTAGCTCATATATTGTGCTGATACATGGGCTATTTTTGAATGGCAAGTTGGAGGAAGCCTACAAATATTATATAGAGATGAAAAAGAAACAGTATTTGCCAGAACCAAGGACAGAAGAGATGCTTCAGTCATGGTTGTCTGGTAAGCAGATTTCCACATTCCATACGACAGATAAAGAAGATGATCAATTGGACTGGAGTCACCTGGACATGAACGCTAGAGTAACCCCCAAGAAATCTCATCAGGAAAAGGATTTCCTTCGGCAGCCGGAAGCTAGGAAAGTTGTAAGAGAGCGGGGCTTTTCTTTCTGGGAGCCATAG
- the LOC114820115 gene encoding NAC domain-containing protein 2-like — protein MKNPESSLPPGFRFHPTDEELILHYLVKKVACTPLPVSVIAEVDIYKFDPWQLPAKAAFGEKEWYFFSPRDRKYPNGARPNRAAASGYWKATGTDKTIVAPSGRRQNVGVKKALVFYKGRPPKGIKTNWIMHEYRLPENPNNHTTTNNHHRAMKLKDLSMRLDDWVLCRIYKKSNVVTSAVALPSDQNQEVQEEEDFLHDILSPSLKCPFTGLDHNIMSTSNTSSLKPQKSCSFSNLPDAMDYSLLTSILADGQYSIPTGIGFQSTTPNKFSYSCTGSTSIGLDPQPLFNTDISSNSSSSHLLQTLPQYNGLNLPSSAPSTENRLKRQHSITDDRGVLFCPSKKYVNSNCSFTNTANSFLNQQLLLSSPSFHFQE, from the exons ATGAAAAACCCAGAATCAAGCCTGCCACCAGGATTTAGGTTTCACCCTACAGATGAAGAGCTCATCCTTCACTACCTTGTAAAGAAGGTGGCCTGCACTCCCTTACCTGTTTCCGTCATCGCTGAAGTTGATATCTACAAGTTTGATCCATGGCAATTGCCAG CCAAAGCTGCGTTTGGTGAGAAagaatggtacttcttcagTCCAAGAGATCGCAAGTACCCGAATGGTGCGAGGCCAAACAGGGCTGCCGCATCAGGGTATTGGAAGGCAACTGGAACCGATAAGACGATTGTGGCACCATCAGGACGGCGGCAGAACGTTGGTGTGAAGAAGGCTCTTGTGTTCTACAAGGGGAGACCCCCTAAGGGAATCAAGACAAACTGGATCATGCATGAGTATCGCCTTCCAGAAAACCCAAATAACCACACCACCACCAACAACCACCACAGAGCCATGAAGCTCAAAGATTTATCCATGAGG TTGGATGATTGGGTTCTTTGTCGAATCTACAAGAAGTCGAATGTTGTGACTTCAGCAGTGGCACTGCCAAGTGATCAAAACCAAGaagttcaagaagaagaagatttccTACACGATATCCTTTCACCAAGCTTGAAATGTCCCTTTACCGGCCTTGATCACAACATCATGAGTACCAGTAATACTAGCAGTCTCAAGCCTCAGAAATCTTGTTCCTTCTCCAACTTACCAGACGCCATGGACTACTCATTACTCACCAGTATTCTGGCGGATGGCCAATACTCTATCCCAACTGGAATTGGATTTCAATCAACTACTCCTAATAAGTTTAGCTATAGCTGTACCGGGAGTACTAGTATCGGTTTAGACCCGCAACCGCTGTTCAATACCGATATTAgcagcaacagcagcagcagtCATTTGCTTCAAACTCTACCTCAATACAACGGTTTGAACTTGCCATCATCAGCTCCAAGCACCGAAAACCGGCTCAAGCGCCAGCATTCCATCACAGATGATCGTGGCGTGTTATTTTGTCCATCGAAGAAATACGTAAACTCCAACTGTAGTTTCACTAACACCGCCAATTCATTCTTGAATCAGCAATTACTTCTGAGTAGTCCTAGTTTTCATTTTCAAGAATAA
- the LOC103417106 gene encoding apyrase 2-like has translation MLKRPGRGIGMGNPQYDSLSDKMYRYRSVILVISIPLLLLTMVLYVMPPGGNLSNQLPHKLPSKTSYAVIFDAGSSGSRVHVFCFDNNLQLLPIGKDLELFLQVKPGLSAYAKDHRSAAESLTGLLDKAESAVPKELRSFTPVRVGATAGLRALKGDASDRILQAVRDLLKQRSSLSSRPDAVTVIDGTQEGSFQWVTINYLLGNLGKKYSDTVGVVDLGGGSVQMAYAISEADAAKAPKLSDGEDVYVREMNLKGAKYNLYVHSYLHYGLLAARAEILKVSEDSDNPCILAGYYGSYTYGGQSYKASASSSGSSVEECRRVVSRALKVNEATCSHMKCTFGGVWNGGGGDGQRNLFVASFFFDRAAEAGFVNPDEPVAKVHPGNFEEAAKRACETKLEDAKSTYPRVEEGNLPFLCMDLVYQSTLLVDGFGLDPRQEITLVKKVKYQNSLVEAAWPLGSAIEAVSSL, from the exons ATGCTCAAGCGTCCCGGCAGGGGAATTGGAATGGGGAATCCCCAGTACGACTCCCTCTCCGACAAAATGTACAGATACAGGAGCGTCATCCTCGTCATCTCAATTCCTCTCCTCCTCCTTACCATGGTCCTCTACGTCATGCCCCCCGGGGGTAATTTGAGCAACCAGCTCCCCCACAAGCTGCCTTCCAAGACCTCCTACGCCGTGATCTTCGACGCCGGCAGCTCCGGCAGCCGCGTCCACGTCTTCTGCTTCGACAACAACCTCCAGCTCCTTCCCATCGGCAAAGATCTCGAGCTCTTTCTTCAGGTCAAGCCTGGCCTGAGCGCTTATGCCAAGGACCATCGCTCTGCTGCCGAGTCCCTCACCGGTCTTCTCGATAAGGCTGAGAGCGCAGTTCCCAAGGAGCTACGTTCCTTCACTCCCGTCCGCGTTGGGGCTACGGCTGGCCTGAGGGCTTTGAAGGGCGATGCTTCTGACCGCATTCTCCAGGCC gtTAGGGATCTGCTCAAACAAAGAAGCAGCCTCAGCTCCCGCCCTGATGCCGTTACTGTCATTGATGGAACTCAAGAGGGTTCTTTCCAGTGG GTGACAATAAACTATCTACTAGGAAATTTGGGGAAGAAATATTCAGATACTGTAGGGGTGGTTGACCTTGGGGGTGGATCTGTTCAGATGGCTTATGCTATCTCAGAGGCAGATGCTGCAAAAGCACCCAAGTTATCAGATGGAGAGGATGTATATGTAAGGGAAATGAATCTTAAGGGAGCTAAATATAACCTTTATGTTCACAG CTACTTGCATTACGGGTTACTAGCAGCTCGAGCAGAGATTTTAAAGGTTTCTGAAGATTCTGACAACCCCTGCATCTTAGCTGGATATTACG GTTCTTACACATATGGAGGACAATCTTATAAAGCATCAGCTTCCTCATCTGGATCAAGTGTTGAGGAGTGCAGGAGGGTAGTTTCAAGGGCACTCAAAGTAAACGAAGCAACATGTTCACACATGAAGTGCACATTTGGTGGGGTATGGAATGGTGGAGGAGGGGATGGACAAAGGAACCTATTTGtggcttcatttttctttgaCAGAGCTGCTGAG GCTGGTTTTGTTAACCCAGACGAACCTGTTGCCAAAGTTCACCCTGGTAACTTTGAGGAGGCAGCTAAGCGTGCTTGTGAAACTAAACTTGAGGATGCTAAATCAACGTATCCACGAGTTGAGGAGGGAAACCTGCCATTCCTGTGCATGGATCTAGTTTACCAATCTACATTGCTTGTGGATGGATTTG GTCTTGATCCCCGGCAAGAGATTACATTGGTGAAGAAAGTTAAGTATCAAAATTCCTTGGTTGAAGCAGCATGGCCACTAGGGAGTGCCATAGAGGCTGTGTCCTCATTATAA